TTACTATGCAGGGGCATTTTTCACTttccctggtacagcagaggcccatatcctcgaaaacacttatttacatAGTCTAATATCtctttactaatgtctttcttaatttcaatggctgttaatgttaagcctaacatctttatatcatttgcctccagagtaacccttctcatttgagaatgtttagcgaATTGAGTGAATTGTACAAAATATTCTAAGTACatatagtacacatgttactttaaaggtttgcaaaagtatgccttctcaaactggccagttgttccccacactacaacataaatattctccacaggtactaaagctttatttaaaactgaatatatggcCCTTGTGTCGACTCAAATTCtacccttttctttcttctcatcTAACTGCCTCTTGCAGAGGGGTCTCTTACATCCTAGTTCTGGATGAAATTGAACTGCCAGGAAGGGGGATGGGTTCGAATGGGTATACTTTTGGGGCCTTAAgtcttcttcccttttggggaggtcatctttatCCTTcccccttaccttgggaggaacctttaacaaatcatatgtattcattttgcgaactgtaatcgctttgcatttcagcatgataatcttTGCTTGACTTCATAcattgctatcttatgctgcatgctgaacaacacatttgatttgctttctctttgtcttgttttccttttcaagggccaagaccagaggggggtctgatctcacagtctctttgctattctgggtgatttcttaaaaccaAAAGACATATTAGCATACAAAACcccatcccatttatcttcttaattttaaaacagtactaactGCAGTGAAGTACtagaaatctttttattttctgagctgctcctaCTGGCAGCcttctcccagtgagcccctccttaaaggggctaatttaggaacctctttgttctggtcagttctcatcatctctttctccttgccctatctcgcttccacccTAACTTCTCTTTACAAAGCTttacagtagtttctcagtctTCCTCCCACActcccacacagctccaggtggcaggtatcagatgtgatttcccACACACGAGATTTAAgatcttaggttctgaatcaaCTTGATCAGAAaactttaatttacactcggggcatGTGCCCTGACGCTTATTAGAACAGCCATACCAGCATCTCCCACAAACtctgcactgcaataatactaacgcagcgtgccagcctcttgatgcaccaaaggctccccaaaattgcccacaaaggcaggctattctgtttattacagagaacttaaatccctacagcaggctgttcccagtccagacttactatagtaccagctgaagtctcacaaactcattcatctcttctatctaaactctgttttacaaaatatcagtcttttctagttctcttcttgcacaatctaattaagcactgtgtctacttacacttgttttactgccttgcaaaaaggctgtgcttgtcacagccgaaactctgatatgcccacagacacagaaacaCGCACTGCACCCCCccttttatctcaaattcactagagccaagacTTGAATTGCTGTGGGCAGgggaattcttggaattcctttaattcGCTTTACCATAAgtaaacataaatcaccataCCATAGCTCTTCTGTGTAAAaagctactcttgttgcaaacaaaatcttaaaatctccacaaacaccactatacaatccgagaatcaaattaccaaaatgcagtggaagaaaatcaccacacaaaatcactgggaaagggcatatctcTCAAAGTGCCCACTTtcctcaacacaacacagcataccataattcagcatttacccACATCAGCTCTCcttggacacaatcaaaataacagcacacagtaaaATTCCAGAGATCAACTTCAAACATCcagggcaaaggaactctctgagctcgtactcacggttaaaatgtaccactctacacaaatcactacatttaaacacaataaataccATCATTGACGTTCcgcttctccgcagggcacttctctctctgcccccacagcctgctgcagccggcgcctcaggcctcactcggctgcttcaaacatgGGTAGGACTCAACCCCCCATGCCATGGGTGAACTCACTTGGTTGCTCCCTTTTTCATACACCATACACTCACACGATTACAGACACATTAACCACAAAATGCATTAACCATACAATGATACAGTATCCggacagcacacacacacacaaacatacatgggttcatgggttcaccTGACTGACCCCCAGGGTCGCCAGTGGTCCGCCCTATCAGAACAATGAACCCCCGTCTCTAATCCAGCTGCCCCACCAGCTGCACCCAGATGTCTCTGAGTGATTTACTCCCTAGCTCTCTTTTCCCCCGGGGGCTCCTcagtacataccgtattctcctcagcaggccagcaggtccttgtctgTCCTCGTAGGAGGCAAGCCGAGAcgagcggagccccaccagtaaaaaaaaatcctagggcacatcttggaggtccgtctatccccctgcccctgcggggacagagaagtCCCATCTGGGGTGCCAcaatgttttgcagagaaaagaaaaagtaccCTCAacttgtgaaagttgtaaagctggtatgtttattacagcactggaCGCACATATGGAGATTGCTCTCCttaaaaaggcatgcgtacctctgagaacttcagatccctttttatccccccctccaaatacatatgcatacagtttcacaataggttcatacatgtTCATTTTTACTGATTTTGCGTGACATTTGCTGCTAGTTCTTTTTATCAGAATGAATTTCTGGGTAAGGCTGACCTGCCTCCACAGCAGCTTCTGTTTCTCCTTATCTGTCTCCCCCTGTCTCCTCCTTCTCTCTGTCCTGCAGTTTTCACAGTTTTCTCTTTAGCCTAGGCCTTACAGACTTTTCACCCTTTACAGACATTTCACCcaattcaaaattaatttctactcTGGGGGATTTTTATTCTGTCCCAAACCCTAGGAGAAGGCAGGATCCAGACTAGGGCCTGGCCTTGTGCTCCGGCTTTTAAGCCTCTGGGCCTTCATGGGCTCGCCCCTGGGGCGTGACTGCCAGTTGCTTGTCCAATCAGAGCCAGGGTAGCACCAGCAGCTAgtgtgtgattgattgattgattaacAGTTGGGCTAATCAGAGCTGGAATAACATCCCCacctgctgtgtgattgacagctctgccaggccagggctgggggcagcaccctgtcccaccacaaaccaaggccctggCCCTACACAggcattccgagcatcccaaggtgtctcaggacattgatctcatccagcctctgacagcgaccatggtgacactacagaacctcatggaaccatgggtcagttgtgtcaatggagatccaaggaaacgatggtgagactgtggaatccaggaatcatggaatcaaggagaccattgtgcaaatcatgggccctatggaagtaaggatcaatgatcaaactgtggtttgattgggattgatttaaaatagaaacaaggagccattgGTTCACAGTGGGGCTGCGTGGGGCCAATGGACCCTTGTGACTCTGttggggctcatgaaaccaagaagccattgtgacattgccagacctcatggaatcaaggagaccattgtgacagtgttaGGACCAATGAAgtcaagggaacatggaacgggtctgcctggtttggacTCCTGGGGGCTGTCTGAAAGGTCCCCCTGAATCTGACATGTCAAGGGCCACTTCCCATCTGACcatgaagcactggggctctgtgcttttattcctatgggaaagaactgttgTTCTTGTCTAGGcgcccatggccaaaattgggattcTGAGTCTAAAATTCTCTCTATCCAAGGGtcactcccagacaaaatctgcccatACATGTCAAATCTGGCtagacttggcctctggtgactgcctctcatctgcccctgcaccactggggctcacttgtCTCCTTCctaaggagaccattgtgacactgtggagcacTGTGGGACCAATGGGCGATGGTGACACTGCACGCCCTTGTGGATCCTcttacactgtaggaacttgtggaaccaaggagaacattgtgaccctgcagagcaccatggatccaaggggccactgtgacactatggggactcatggaaccaaggacatctttgtggctctgttgagccgcatggtcccaaggggccagtgtgaagcagcagggctttgtggaaccaagaggccattgctgcatttcagggcctcgtgGAGGCAAAGGGCCGTTGTGATCCTGCGAGGCACCTTGGatccatggagaccattgtgacattgcaaggccccatggaatcatggagaccattgtgatcctgcagggcctcaagaaaggaaggggccattgtgacactttgggaacttgtggaaccaagggaatcattgttgcactactgggcctcactggaaccaaggggccattggacacagcaaggcttcatggaaccaatagAGCAttatgacactgtggggccttgtggaaccatggacACTATTAACATCCTTAAGGACTTGTGTAATCAAGGGACCATTATGAAACctgagggcatcatggaagcaagagaaccattgtagaactgcaaggcctcatggaagcaaggagccattgtgacactgcagggccctgcagaagcacgggaacatgaaataggtgtggctgccttggcctcccaggggtcacctgacaggtctggcttaccttggaatgtggaaggccacttccatctgcccctgaaacactgaggctctgggctttcctttgtatagaaaagaactgtccatcttttccaggtatccatggccaaaatttggattgcacctccaaatttctgtgtatcgaaggattgctgccagacaaaagctgccaggacagacaaatCTGGCTGGTCTTTAACTCCTGAGGGGCACCACTCACCTGTTGGCCAAACATTGGAAAGTACTCTGTGCTTTGGTTTACTTAGAAAAAATcatccttctccaggcacaaatgccTGAAATTAGGACTCCactttcataatttcaaatatccaagggttgctccaagcaaacctgccaggacagacaggtcaggcttgccttggcctctggtggttgctgttcatcagctcctgaaacatggggctctgtggtttcattcctatggagaccaatggGACATTTgtgagccttgtgaaatgatggggccattgtgaaactgcagagcaccatggatccaagggaccattgtgaccctcTAGAGCCTTGTGGAATCAAGGACATCATTGAggctctgttgggccacatgTTCCCAAGGGgccagagcaaagcagcagtGTAGGAGatagcccagctgtaactcagagtcatccagattttaccccaaaagaaTTGGGCATGAGTTTCAAGCCCTGGGAAATCATCTGTCTAACTTAGGGTGAGCTTGAGAGTTTccccataagcctttagtgttgttatgctaagttgtccaagttctCCTCCCCTACTGGTTTCTTGTTTCCCCTATATGGTTACTGTTCAAGAGTGTTCTACCCCCAAGTGTCTATGTTGTTGCTTCCCCTTTGACTCAGgtctttggatcctgcccctcacACTGTTCtcgacttctccatgtttattgtttttcaccctgttattaaagttccttttaaacaactccatTCATCCTGCCCCTTTTCATTTTCGCCACTCtcgccctgaagtcagggaaccagagaggtttgttgCAGCCACCCTCATTGGGACATTTGGTGCCTGAACagggaccatgacattcagggctccctgtgtcagtcacaTCAGCTGGCATTAGCTGATGGATAAGCCAGTGCTCCCcaggattttggattgtgcttGGCCCATTGGATTCATTGTTGCTTCAAGGGACCTTGGCCAGGATCGCCAGGGACAACAATGGTTTCACCTGTATAGGATTgtaggtgggtttggggaaatgcaagacatttattgcccTTTTTGCCACTGTGTTCTTACAATAGGCACCCCCATCCCATAATtgatttggggtgttctggTGGCTCTTCCACATAAGGCACAgacagagaaaaatgggcagccagatgtccaaagtagaaaacagcatatatggatgctttaattttcattgatcatgacataatattttcaaaggATGAATTAAAATTAATCATGGGGTGGAGcgttaaaaattttccagatgcctctgctgacaaaatccataccactgaattttgggactcaTTAGGAGTTAAACTGTACAACCTTTCGATCAAAAAGGGATGCCACTGCACACCGCATGCTTCCCATCTTCTGTACCATCCTTGAGACCCAGCCAGAAGTGTGTTGAAAACTCAATCTGTTGGTCACGCCTAACTCAGGACCTCCCttcaaacctgcctttctcagacCTTCCACGGTGGTCCAAGATGGTGATGGCCAGGCTATCTTAGAGTATCATGCCTTGGAGAGtcaagatggaaggagcctgaatgtGGCTCAGAAGCCTGAGCATCCTCCCTCCGtcttggctcctccacttcctgctaccacaaccttctcttctgccctgaacgaACCTCCAGACTCCACCTCAAAAACTGCGGGTCATGCCCCAACTGTCAATCATCCTTTCCACTCTGGGCCATGCCtccagttaaggaaggagactggcaaataaCCTTGAAACTCCTCATTGCCCTGGTATGTTTtgaaagaagggggcagaatcccaggtatcagccattggtttatgGGGAAATCAAAGATCTGTGTAGGGACGCTAAAGACCATAGGAAAGACtttccttgttttaatggcctaatgagggccatgtttacagcacatcATAACTccctatgatttaaaatatattatgaccatgttgtttTCACCTAAAGAATACatcctgtgggaagggggatggaagtgtttactaaatcaattaacagcagactatgctaataatgaggcaagggtggaattgacaatcaaccatctagctggagaaggacaacacagctgaccagatgatcaagcagcaggtatccccagagaagtactggatgatatcaaagaggtggctttgcaagctttaatccaggtatcagaTGGTAGCACCCTCAACTTGGACTATCTtgagtggctgcagctaaaactttaggacaattagaccatcttgggtgcctgttaagtaagcaaaccaatgctacctccctcacattgagtggcctgctctcagacatagagaccatcagacaggccaccttgcagaacagcgatagagTTTTTACTCAGGGCACATgagcatggctgtgtagactctgagggatgtgttgcatgaacctctcgTCCACAGCaagtcaatccacaagagcatttaggtactgaaggaagggttcaagaagcttcaagtggaaaacaaagactgggtcAATAAACTCCTTGAATCCAAGGGACTAAAGGGTTGCATGATATCTAGCGAAAAGAAGactattaattctcttagtGATTGTTGTTGCATTGTGAATTGTCTCATGTTTctttggatgcttttagaaagtcttaaaattctttcagttccatctttgttgtaaaacagaaagggggaagatacccaacacaggctcctcatggacacCTTGGAAGAAAGAATTGGAAGCCAGAATGACACAAAAAACCTCTCAGATACTCaggaaaatccttaaaagtacTAAATgtattcttaaatccataaagtacctCAAAATCCTTGActatctcaaggcattaatgagccccactgagtgtcagtacaaagctctcaagggactcgttaaagcagataattggggccatgattgaaCAAACGTCTCACAAAGTCTGAATCAAAAGCAAAACGCCAAATACCttcaaataactgaagtaccttgaagtattaatgagccccactgaatgttgttactgacaaagccgctccagggactaattacaacagataattggaggccatgattgcacaaacctctcagagactccaaggcaaaagccaaactcaaagtcctttgaaaaacctgcagtccctgggagcattaaggagcccccagggccattcctgagcaaggctccccagggactccttccagcagatccttgaggccactgggatgtgggctagggggggatgctgagggcaggacaaagggctgacagtgcccagcctggctggggctgtgccaggaggccccacggcctcaggacaaggtgtctcctcccagcccttggtggcaaagaccctgctgtgccccagggcaccaggacttggcttctctttgtcctcacctgtcatcactgcatgcagttctctgctctgcctggggtcTGGGGACGCTTTctcagtcgtgtccctcagtgggacccaatAAAATCCAAGAAACATTGGAGTTTTATTCTGatgtggagttctggagaggtttcttcagctccctctcagggagtGATgctcagggcctgagcacaaagccccagaggctcattaaagtgcctctgctgtgtctgtgctgctgagttgAGCTGGGCTCCTGGACCAGAGGCAGTTCCTGGTAACCAAGcaaagcttcaaaagcacatttctcttgatgagcagctcttctcccagcccagcagggctggggcactgcctgcagccaccctgggcacagcacagaggcacagagagcttcaatcagtcagggctgggaaggtgctgagaagtgcctggggcacaatcactgccagcccttggcacaggaacctctggctgcaggacaatgcagctgcagctcctggagccatctcctaaacctggaacatcccaatgcctacagactctgtgagtacattctctgattgtctcttgtgcagagcagccaggggtgcacagggctgtcctgcagagcagggtcctgcagcccaggtcactgtgctggggcagggactctgctgcctgccagggacagctctcagccagccctggcagctcctcccagcactgggggacaagatctgggtgggaggagacagctggtaaggcttggaagtgttatccttgtgtggggaggatgatccattgttcaggactgctcccagcatggcattttactgcagaacatttccaagtaaATTATACAGGGAGCATAGCAAGACGGGGGCTGCATAAAAGGGCAAATCTTGCTTTTTTAATAaactgctctgggttgcctggaTGGTAAATTGCACATAGATATTGATCTCCTAATTCAGgttgagaattaaaaaaaaaaaaatcacagactGAATAtagcaggcagtgacagaaatcagcacagggccccTCACAGGGAGCATCAGCgttgcttttccagcctcctcagggttactctgatgttgccatcagagcctgcagagccagagctacCCCTGGGCAGTGctagagctgggaggggtctgcagggcagagctgagcccccagggctgggctgggctctggcagcactggcagggcccagccctgggcacagggaagcagctgctggcagggacagctccaggcagcagagccctgggcaggcagtgggaggaaagtgcccccaggctgtgctgagatatttcaagtcctctccaaacACCACTAttccattattatttttttacagaTCCTCATGCCAAGATACCACATATGTCCAACAGCAGcgccatcaggcacttcctcctgctggcattggcagacacgcagcagctgcagctcctgcacttctgcctcttgctgggcatctccctggctgccctcctgggcaacggcctcatcatcagcgccgtagcctgcggtcaccacctgcacacgcccatgttcttcttcctgctcaacctggcgcTCAGCGACCTGGGCATGATCttcaccactgtccccaaagccatgcacaattccctctgggacaccagggatgtGTCTTACATAGGATGTGTCAcacagctatttttttttctcttctttattgtagcagagttttccctcctgaccatcatgtgctatgaccgctacgtgtccatctgcaaacccctgcattACGGGactctcctgggcagcagagcttgtgcccacatggcagcagctgcctgggccagtggccttctctgtgctctgctgcacacggccaatacattttccctgcccctgtgccatggcaatgccctgggccagttcttttgtgaaatcccacagatcctcaagctctcctgctccaaatcctacctcagggaactgggGCTTCTTGCTGTTAGTGCCTGTTTGGtatttggctgttttgtgttcatggttttctcctatgtgcagatcttcaggactgtgctgaggatcccctctgagcagggacggcacaaagccttttccacctgccttccTCACCTCACTGTGGTGTCCCTGTTTGTAAGCACTGCATTacttgcctacctgaagcccctctccatctcctccctatccctggatctggccctttcagttctgtactcggtggttaCTCCAGCTCTGAACCCcttcatctacagcctgaggaaccaggagctcaaggctgcagtgtggagactgatgactggatgctttctgaaacattaaacagctggccaatttctgcaaatcacttgcaataaaagtcatctttgatacttcttgttGGTTTCATCTTGCAGgttcttttgctttttgttaGTATTGtccacaaagaaatgtcattttttgtgccatttctcattttgtgtcTCTCCGCCGTCCCTGTAGTCACAGACTCTGTCAATGAAGGGCTGCActcttggtggctttaaagcaactaaaggatctcctagcagtgttttctgcagagatgccctgttgttgccttctctggaactgcagcagcaatgtctctgtgcagagctgggggcagattagtgctggcacagcaactctgctcctgctggccacaccattcctgatccaggacAGGATCCATTGGtgttcttggccacctgggcacactgctggctcatgtccagcctgctgtccatcagtccctgcaggtccctttctgcctggctgctgtccagccactctgtccccagcttgtAGTACTGGGACCAAATAGCAGGGCCTGGcacttggtttttttaaaactcaCCTTGTTGGGTTCATCCTCTGGATCCAGCCAATGAAGGTCCCTGTGCAGACCACTCCTATGTTCCCTCAGATCAAAACTCACATCCAGCTTGGTGACATCTGCAAAGATATCCTTGGTTCCTTGgggcccctcagtgtcacaatggcctcttggtcacatcaggccctgcactgtcacactggtctccttggttccatggggccccagaATGTgacaatggactccttggttccatgaggcatCACAGTGTCACAATCTTGTCATTGGTCCTGCAGtttcacagtggccccttgcttccatggggccccatggtgtcacaatggccccatggtcaca
The genomic region above belongs to Zonotrichia albicollis isolate bZonAlb1 chromosome 8, bZonAlb1.hap1, whole genome shotgun sequence and contains:
- the LOC141729786 gene encoding olfactory receptor 14J1-like is translated as MCYDRYVSICKPLHYGTLLGSRACAHMAAAAWASGLLCALLHTANTFSLPLCHGNALGQFFCEIPQILKLSCSKSYLRELGLLAVSACLVFGCFVFMVFSYVQIFRTVLRIPSEQGRHKAFSTCLPHLTVVSLFVSTALLAYLKPLSISSLSLDLALSVLYSVVTPALNPFIYSLRNQELKAAVWRLMTGCFLKH